One Colius striatus isolate bColStr4 chromosome 7, bColStr4.1.hap1, whole genome shotgun sequence DNA segment encodes these proteins:
- the FBXO3 gene encoding F-box only protein 3 has product MAAPLDMEPSALSLELLPTDPLLLILSFLDYRDLMSCCYLSRRLNQLSSHDPLWKRHCKKYWLISEEEKSQRNQSWKAIFISTYSDLGRYIRYYATLKKAWDDLEKYLGQRCPRMIGSLKESVREEDLDAVEAQIGCKLPDDYRCSFRIHNGQKLVVPGLMGSMALSNHYRSEDLLDIDTAAGGFQQRLGLKQCLPLTFCIHTGLSQYMALESVEGRNKYEIFYQCPDQMARNPSAIDMFITGTSYLEWFTSYVNKVVTGGYPIIRDQIFRYVHDKECVATTGDITVSVSTSFLPELSSVHPPHYFFTYRIRIEMSKDALPEKACQLDSRYWRITNAKGDVEEVQGPGVVGEFPIISPGRVYEYTSCTTFSTTSGYMEGYYTFHCLYYKDKFFNVTIPRFHMVCPTFKVSTARIETNHNEYAVDEDEDSTDTDEYEDRRRVLDIPAPSGRCPRHT; this is encoded by the exons ATGGCGGCGCCCCTGGATATGGAGCCGTCAGccctcagcctggagctgctgccgaCCGACCCGCTGCTGCTCATCCTCAGTTTCCTCGACTACCGGGATCTGATGAG TTGCTGCTATTTAAGTCGAAGATTAAATCAGCTATCAAGCCACGATCCGTTGTGGAAAAGACACTGCAAGAAATACTGGCTTATTTCAGA agaggaaaaaagtcaaCGAAATCAGAGCTGGAAAGCCATCTTCATCAGTACCTACTCTGACCTGGGAAGGTACATCCGATACTATGCCACGTTGAAAAAAGCCTGGGATGACCTAGAGAAATACTTAGGCCAGCGGTGTCCTCGGATGATTGGCTCTTTGAAAG AGAGCGTGCGGGAGGAAGATCTCGATGCTGTGGAGGCACAAATAGGATGCAAACTCCCCGATGACTATCGATGCTCATTTCGTATCCATAATGGACAGAAGTTAGTTGTTCCTGG TTTGATGGGAAGCATGGCACTGTCGAACCACTACCGCTCTGAAGACTTGCTGGACATCGACACAGCAGCTGGAGGTTTTCAGCAGAGGCTAGGTCTGAAGCAATGCCTTCCTCTTACTTTTTGCATTCATACTGGCCTGAGTCAATACATGGCCCTGGAGAGTGTGGAGGGACGAAATAAATACGAGATCTTCTATCAATGTCCA GACCAAATGGCTCGCAATCCATCTGCTATTGATATGTTCATCACAG GTACATCTTACTTGGAATGGTTTACATCCTATGTAAACAAAGTTGTGACTGGTGGTTATCCTATCATCAGAGACCAGATTTTCAG GTATGTGCATGACAAAGAATGTGTTGCTACCACAGGAGATATTACTGTTTCTGTGTCCACATCTTTTCTACCTGAACTCAGCTCTGTGCATCCACCACATTATTTCTTCACTTACAGAATCAG AATTGAGATGTCCAAAGATGCTCTTCCTGAGAAGGCTTGTCAGCTGGACAGTCGGTACTGGAGGATAACGAATGCCAAAGGTGATGTGGAAGAAGTTCAAGGTCCTGGAGTAGTTG GAGagtttccaattatcagtccAGGGAGAGTCTATGAATACACCAGCTGTACTACCTTTTCCACAACATCTGGATATATGGAGGGATATTACACCTTCCATTGCCTCTACTACAAGGACAAATTCTTCAATGTCACAATTCCCAGATTTCATATGGTGTGTCCAACATTCAAGGTGTCTACAGCACGAATC GAAACAAATCATAATGAGTATGCAGTGGATGAAGACGAAGATTCTACAGACACTGATGAATACGAAGATCGACGGAGGGTGTTGGACATTCCTGCCCCTTCTGGACGCTGCCCACGTCACACCTGA
- the CD59 gene encoding CD59 glycoprotein isoform X1: MRSQKMRSQKMRSQKPPHRCVRRGAGRSMIKMNCVLLTACIILVAFCGSGYTLRCYHCENSPSLCKTNSTCLATEDTCLQMKFGKLRTSSCWKTSQCRMNDIAEFFQLDNFNFFCCQHDLCNESAVTGVNKAALSVASVMTVLWMLL, translated from the exons ATGCGCTCGCAGAAGATGCGCTCGCAGAAGATGCGCTCGCAGAAGCCGCCGCATCGTTGTGTGCGGCGCGGCGCAG GAAGAAGCATGATCAAGATGAACTGCGTCCTGTTAACCGCCTGCATCATTCTGGTTGCTTTTTGTGGTTCTG GTTATACCCTGAGGTGTTACCACTGTGAGAACAGCCCTTCCTTGTGCAAGACCAACAGCACTTGCTTAGCGACTGAAGATACTTGCTTGCAGATGAAATTCG GTAAACTGAGAACTTCTTCCTGCTGGAAGACATCCCAGTGCAGAATGAATGACATTGCTGAGTTCTTCCAGTTGGAtaattttaacttcttttgCTGCCAACACGACTTGTGCAATGAGAGCGCAGTTACTGGGGTTAACAAAGCAGCTTTGAGTGTTGCCTCTGTAATGACTGTGTTGTGGATGCTTCTGTAA
- the CD59 gene encoding CD59 glycoprotein isoform X2, whose protein sequence is MIKMNCVLLTACIILVAFCGSGYTLRCYHCENSPSLCKTNSTCLATEDTCLQMKFGKLRTSSCWKTSQCRMNDIAEFFQLDNFNFFCCQHDLCNESAVTGVNKAALSVASVMTVLWMLL, encoded by the exons ATGATCAAGATGAACTGCGTCCTGTTAACCGCCTGCATCATTCTGGTTGCTTTTTGTGGTTCTG GTTATACCCTGAGGTGTTACCACTGTGAGAACAGCCCTTCCTTGTGCAAGACCAACAGCACTTGCTTAGCGACTGAAGATACTTGCTTGCAGATGAAATTCG GTAAACTGAGAACTTCTTCCTGCTGGAAGACATCCCAGTGCAGAATGAATGACATTGCTGAGTTCTTCCAGTTGGAtaattttaacttcttttgCTGCCAACACGACTTGTGCAATGAGAGCGCAGTTACTGGGGTTAACAAAGCAGCTTTGAGTGTTGCCTCTGTAATGACTGTGTTGTGGATGCTTCTGTAA